In Cyclopterus lumpus isolate fCycLum1 chromosome 9, fCycLum1.pri, whole genome shotgun sequence, a single genomic region encodes these proteins:
- the atxn2 gene encoding ataxin-2 isoform X9, translating to MSMKAGGNRSKPGGGNTAGAAATASGAGGSGGGRQNLGRGRHSGKGPAAVIFNGVYANMRMVHVLTSVVGTKCELKVKNGAVYEGVFKTYGPECDLVLDAAHRKSPEPSIAPRKEDIVESIIFKASDVVVVTFKDVDLNFARKDNFTDAAVSGKINGEHKEKDLEPWDGGETHNSDSLESLDTDVSNGWDPNDMFKYNEEKYGVLSTYDSSLSTYTVPLERDNSEEFLKREARAAQLAEEIEASATYKARVALENDERSEEEKYTAVVRGERETHTLSRENKYIPPGQRNREAMSWGPGRQNSPRLAQGSAGPQTPRPGPHDYSPSSGADQRVVNGGSSHWPSPCPSPSSRPPSRYQSGPSSLPPRATTPTRPPSRPPSRPSRPPSHSSHPSYPSSSSSFSHHGPTSPASTLPKRMSSEGPPRMSPKSQRTPRAHRVPPCRTTGGPSGVDLISHNAPGEVPVTPPTRSSSSGGTWSSVVSGAHRPRSPRQNSMGGASSLPAPQTGTAPVETVAAATSASSPTAASPASNMVAASGDAKECRVHETRQTSPTANKENIKPLDSSPSITRTVCKGPPSMAPDHRKQIDNLKKFSVDFRLQSSSNPDPAFDQMTKPPRDPTDKPKELPLDKASKVGREGTEDGGVGIAAGAPVGASAPSAANASKPGSPAALSLSAPDQKRAGLDVTSQGVQTTATSSFSGPKHEEKEEKKEAVQDQVRKSTLNPNANEFKPRFNTQPKPANTPTPPRPQGQPSPSIVVQQPQTVYGQTVCFPQMYPLTPVSPGVQSPAMYQVQMPHMTVSQSKPYRPGKVPNMPQQRSDQHHPPGTPTMMHPASAAGPPIVAQSPAYSAQYFTCSPQQFTSQPLVQQMTHYQSQAQHVFSPVMQGSARMMAPPTHGQPTLVSSSTTQYPEQTHTMYVSQGPMPQQYPHPNATLHPHPQHPQPSATPTGQGQQVGQQQHGGPPNHPAASPVQHQQHQQAAAAAAQALHLANQPQQQQMYSALAPTPPSMTPGPNPQSPQASFPSAQQTVYIHPQQVQHGYNHNHMAHVQQAHMQSGMVQSHHPGQTHPTMMLMATQGPPGGPQPPMPQNALNPIPVSSTTHFSYLAHPQVQAHHQQQL from the exons ATGTCAATGAAGGCCGGTGGAAATCGCAGCAAGCCCGGCGGTGGCAACACCGCTGGTGCCGCCGCCACCGCCTCCGGTGCCGGAGGAAGCGGTGGGGGACGACAGAATCTGGGCAG GGGAAGACACAGTGGTAAAGGCCCTGCAGCA gtCATTTTCAATGGTGTATACGCAAATATGAGGATGGTCCATGTCTTGACTTCAGTGGTG GGGACCAAGTGTGAGCTGAAAGTGAAAAATGGAGCGGTCTATGAAGGAGTATTTAAGACATACGGTCCAGAG TGTGACCTGGTGTTGGATGCAGCCCACAGAAAGAGCCCAGAGCCGAGCATAGCTCCCAGGAAAGAGGATATTGTGGAGAGCATCATATTCAAGGCCTCAGATGTTGTAGTGGTGACCTTCAAAGATGTGGACCTGAATTTCGCCAGGAAAG ACAACTTCACAGATGCAGCAGTGAGCGGTAAGATCAATGGTGAGCACAAAGAGAAGGATCTCGAGCCCTGGGACGGAGGAGAGACCCACAACTCTGACAGCCTCGAGTCTCTGGATACGGACGTG TCAAATGGCTGGGACCCCAATGACATGTTCAAGTACAACGAGGAGAAGTATGGAGTCTTGTCTACATATGACAGCAGCCTGTCCACATATAC GGTGCCCCTGGAGCGAGACAACTCGGAGGAGTTCCTCAAGAGAGAAGCACGTGCTGCCCAGCTGGCAGAGGAGATTGAGGCCAGTGCCACATATAAGGCTCGTGTGGCCCTGGAGAACGATGAACGCTCCGAGGAGGAGAAATATACTGCTGTCGTGCGTGGCGAGAGGGAGACTCATACACTTAGCAG agagAACAAGTACATTCCTCCAGGTCAGAGGAACAGGGAGGCGATGTCCTGGGGTCCGGGACGTCAGAATTCACCTCGTCTGGCTCAGGGCTCGGCTGGACCCCAAACTCCTCGACCAGGACCTCACGACTACAGTCCCAGCTCCGGTGCCGACCAGAGGGTGGTTAACGGAG GTTCATCCCATTGGCCCTCACCCTGTCCGTCTCCTTCCTCCCGCCCCCCTTCTCGTTACCAGTCTGGCCCCTCCTCCCTGCCTCCTCGGGCGACCACGCCCACCCGGCCACCCTCCAGACCCCCCTCTCGACCttccaggcctccctctcattCATCCCACCCCTCCtatccctcctcctcatcctccttttcCCACCATGGGCCCACGTCGCCAGCCTCCACTCTGCCCAAACGCATGTCTTCAGAAG GCCCACCCAGGATGTCTCCAAAGTCCCAGCGGACGCCTCGTGCTCACAGAGTGCCACCCTGCCGGACCACTGGAGGCCCATCAGGAGTAGATTTGATTTCCCACAATGCCCCTGGAGAGGTTCCAGTGACTCCACCAACCAGGAGCAGTTCCTCTGGAGGAACATGGTCCTCTGTGGTTAGTGGAG CGCACAGACCTCGCTCCCCCCGACAAAATAGCATGGGCGGAGCCTCTTCCCTCCCAGCACCCCAGACTGGAACAGCTCCTGTGGAAACGGTTGCTGCAGCAACATCAGCTTCCTCTCCTACTGCTGCTAGCCCCGCCTCCAACATGGTTGCCGCTTCAGGAGATG CTAAAGAGTGTCGTGTCCATGAGACAAGACAGACATCCCCCACTGCAAACAAGGAAAACATCAAGCCCTTGGACAGCTCACCCAGTATTACCAGAACAGTCTGTAAAG GACCCCCCTCTATGGCACCAgatcacagaaaacaaataGATAATTTAAAGAAATTTAGTGTTGATTTTAGG TTGCAGTCTAGTTCAAACCCAGACCCTGCTTTTGACCAGATGACCAAGCCTCCTAGAGATCCAACAGACAAGCCGAAAGAACTTCCCCTGGACAAAGCGTCCAAGGTGGGGCGGGAGGGCACTGAGGACGGTGGTGTAGGGATCGCTGCTGGCGCCCCCGTTGGGGCCTCTGCTCCATCCGCCGCGAACGCCAGTAAGCCCGGCAGCCCTGCTGCACTGTCCCTGTCAGCCCCTGACCAAAAGAGGGCGGGACTCGATGTGACATCACAGGGAGTTCAGACAACAGCGACGTCCTCATTCAGTGGACCCAAGcatgaagagaaggaggagaaaaaggaggcaGTACAAGA tcAAGTGAGGAAATCAACCTTGAACCCAAATGCCAACGAGTTCAAACCCAGGTTCAATACGCAG CCCAAACCAGCGAACACCCCGACGCCTCCCCGGCCTCAGGGCCAGCCCAGCCCCTCCATCGTGGTCCAGCAGCCTCAAACCGTCTACGGCCAGACGGTCTGCTTCCCCCAGATGTATCCCCTCACACCAGTCAGCCCTGGAgtgcag TCTCCAGCTATGTACCAGGTTCAGATGCCTCATATGACAGTCAGCCAGTCTAAACCCTACAGACCAGGTAAAG TTCCCAACATGCCCCAGCAGAGGTCAGACCAGCACCACCCGCCAGGCACGCCCACCATGATGCACCCAGCGTCGGCGGCCGGACCCCCTATTGTAGCACAGAGCCCTGCTTACTCTGCCCAATACTTCACCTGCAGCCCGCAGCAGTTCACCAGTCAGCCACTGGTCCAGCAGATGACCCATTACCAGTCCCAG GCGCAGCATGTGTTCAGTCCGGTAATGCAGGGCAGTGCCAGGATGATGGCTCCTCCCACACACGGCCAACCCACGCTCGtctcttcctcaactacacagtACCCGGAGCAGACACACACCATGTATG TGTCTCAAGGGCCAATGCCTCAGCAGTACCCCCACCCCAACGCCACCTTGCACCCTCACCCACAGCACCCCCAGCCCTCTGCCACACCTACAGGCCAAGGCCAGCAGgttggacaacaacaacatggaggTCCTCCTAACCACCCAGCTGCCAGTCCAGTCCAGCACCAACAGCACCAGCAGGCAGCAGCAG CCGCAGCCCAGGCCCTCCACCTGGCCAACCAGCCCCAACAGCAGCAGATGTATTCTGCCTTGGCCCCCACTCCTCCCTCCATGACCCCGGGGCCCAATCCCCAGTCTCCCCAGGCATCGTTCCCCTCTGCCCAGCAGACTGTCTATATCCACCCGCAGCAGGTGCAGCACGGCTACAACCACAATCACATGGCGCACGTGCAGCAG GCCCATATGCAGTCTGGTATGGTGCAGTCTCACCACCCGGGGCAGACCCACCCCACTATGATGTTGATGGCGACCCAGGGTCCTCCAGGTGGTCCGCAGCCCCCCATGCCCCAGAATGCTCTCAACCCCATACCCGTTTCCTCCACCACACATTTCTCCTACCTGGCACATCCACAAG TGCAAgcccaccaccagcagcagctgtaG
- the atxn2 gene encoding ataxin-2 isoform X8: MSMKAGGNRSKPGGGNTAGAAATASGAGGSGGGRQNLGRGRHSGKGPAAVIFNGVYANMRMVHVLTSVVGTKCELKVKNGAVYEGVFKTYGPECDLVLDAAHRKSPEPSIAPRKEDIVESIIFKASDVVVVTFKDVDLNFARKDNFTDAAVSGKINGEHKEKDLEPWDGGETHNSDSLESLDTDVSNGWDPNDMFKYNEEKYGVLSTYDSSLSTYTVPLERDNSEEFLKREARAAQLAEEIEASATYKARVALENDERSEEEKYTAVVRGERETHTLSRENKYIPPGQRNREAMSWGPGRQNSPRLAQGSAGPQTPRPGPHDYSPSSGADQRVVNGGPPRMSPKSQRTPRAHRVPPCRTTGGPSGVDLISHNAPGEVPVTPPTRSSSSGGTWSSVVSGAHRPRSPRQNSMGGASSLPAPQTGTAPVETVAAATSASSPTAASPASNMVAASGDAKECRVHETRQTSPTANKENIKPLDSSPSITRTVCKGPPSMAPDHRKQIDNLKKFSVDFRLQSSSNPDPAFDQMTKPPRDPTDKPKELPLDKASKVGREGTEDGGVGIAAGAPVGASAPSAANASKPGSPAALSLSAPDQKRAGLDVTSQGVQTTATSSFSGPKHEEKEEKKEAVQDQVRKSTLNPNANEFKPRFNTQPKPANTPTPPRPQGQPSPSIVVQQPQTVYGQTVCFPQMYPLTPVSPGVQSPAMYQVQMPHMTVSQSKPYRPGKVPNMPQQRSDQHHPPGTPTMMHPASAAGPPIVAQSPAYSAQYFTCSPQQFTSQPLVQQMTHYQSQAQHVFSPVMQGSARMMAPPTHGQPTLVSSSTTQYPEQTHTMYVSQGPMPQQYPHPNATLHPHPQHPQPSATPTGQGQQVGQQQHGGPPNHPAASPVQHQQHQQAAAAAAQALHLANQPQQQQMYSALAPTPPSMTPGPNPQSPQASFPSAQQTVYIHPQQVQHGYNHNHMAHVQQAHMQSGMVQSHHPGQTHPTMMLMATQGPPGGPQPPMPQNALNPIPVSSTTHFSYLAHPQVQAHHQQQL, from the exons ATGTCAATGAAGGCCGGTGGAAATCGCAGCAAGCCCGGCGGTGGCAACACCGCTGGTGCCGCCGCCACCGCCTCCGGTGCCGGAGGAAGCGGTGGGGGACGACAGAATCTGGGCAG GGGAAGACACAGTGGTAAAGGCCCTGCAGCA gtCATTTTCAATGGTGTATACGCAAATATGAGGATGGTCCATGTCTTGACTTCAGTGGTG GGGACCAAGTGTGAGCTGAAAGTGAAAAATGGAGCGGTCTATGAAGGAGTATTTAAGACATACGGTCCAGAG TGTGACCTGGTGTTGGATGCAGCCCACAGAAAGAGCCCAGAGCCGAGCATAGCTCCCAGGAAAGAGGATATTGTGGAGAGCATCATATTCAAGGCCTCAGATGTTGTAGTGGTGACCTTCAAAGATGTGGACCTGAATTTCGCCAGGAAAG ACAACTTCACAGATGCAGCAGTGAGCGGTAAGATCAATGGTGAGCACAAAGAGAAGGATCTCGAGCCCTGGGACGGAGGAGAGACCCACAACTCTGACAGCCTCGAGTCTCTGGATACGGACGTG TCAAATGGCTGGGACCCCAATGACATGTTCAAGTACAACGAGGAGAAGTATGGAGTCTTGTCTACATATGACAGCAGCCTGTCCACATATAC GGTGCCCCTGGAGCGAGACAACTCGGAGGAGTTCCTCAAGAGAGAAGCACGTGCTGCCCAGCTGGCAGAGGAGATTGAGGCCAGTGCCACATATAAGGCTCGTGTGGCCCTGGAGAACGATGAACGCTCCGAGGAGGAGAAATATACTGCTGTCGTGCGTGGCGAGAGGGAGACTCATACACTTAGCAG agagAACAAGTACATTCCTCCAGGTCAGAGGAACAGGGAGGCGATGTCCTGGGGTCCGGGACGTCAGAATTCACCTCGTCTGGCTCAGGGCTCGGCTGGACCCCAAACTCCTCGACCAGGACCTCACGACTACAGTCCCAGCTCCGGTGCCGACCAGAGGGTGGTTAACGGAG GCCCACCCAGGATGTCTCCAAAGTCCCAGCGGACGCCTCGTGCTCACAGAGTGCCACCCTGCCGGACCACTGGAGGCCCATCAGGAGTAGATTTGATTTCCCACAATGCCCCTGGAGAGGTTCCAGTGACTCCACCAACCAGGAGCAGTTCCTCTGGAGGAACATGGTCCTCTGTGGTTAGTGGAG CGCACAGACCTCGCTCCCCCCGACAAAATAGCATGGGCGGAGCCTCTTCCCTCCCAGCACCCCAGACTGGAACAGCTCCTGTGGAAACGGTTGCTGCAGCAACATCAGCTTCCTCTCCTACTGCTGCTAGCCCCGCCTCCAACATGGTTGCCGCTTCAGGAGATG CTAAAGAGTGTCGTGTCCATGAGACAAGACAGACATCCCCCACTGCAAACAAGGAAAACATCAAGCCCTTGGACAGCTCACCCAGTATTACCAGAACAGTCTGTAAAG GACCCCCCTCTATGGCACCAgatcacagaaaacaaataGATAATTTAAAGAAATTTAGTGTTGATTTTAGG TTGCAGTCTAGTTCAAACCCAGACCCTGCTTTTGACCAGATGACCAAGCCTCCTAGAGATCCAACAGACAAGCCGAAAGAACTTCCCCTGGACAAAGCGTCCAAGGTGGGGCGGGAGGGCACTGAGGACGGTGGTGTAGGGATCGCTGCTGGCGCCCCCGTTGGGGCCTCTGCTCCATCCGCCGCGAACGCCAGTAAGCCCGGCAGCCCTGCTGCACTGTCCCTGTCAGCCCCTGACCAAAAGAGGGCGGGACTCGATGTGACATCACAGGGAGTTCAGACAACAGCGACGTCCTCATTCAGTGGACCCAAGcatgaagagaaggaggagaaaaaggaggcaGTACAAGA tcAAGTGAGGAAATCAACCTTGAACCCAAATGCCAACGAGTTCAAACCCAGGTTCAATACGCAG CCCAAACCAGCGAACACCCCGACGCCTCCCCGGCCTCAGGGCCAGCCCAGCCCCTCCATCGTGGTCCAGCAGCCTCAAACCGTCTACGGCCAGACGGTCTGCTTCCCCCAGATGTATCCCCTCACACCAGTCAGCCCTGGAgtgcag TCTCCAGCTATGTACCAGGTTCAGATGCCTCATATGACAGTCAGCCAGTCTAAACCCTACAGACCAGGTAAAG TTCCCAACATGCCCCAGCAGAGGTCAGACCAGCACCACCCGCCAGGCACGCCCACCATGATGCACCCAGCGTCGGCGGCCGGACCCCCTATTGTAGCACAGAGCCCTGCTTACTCTGCCCAATACTTCACCTGCAGCCCGCAGCAGTTCACCAGTCAGCCACTGGTCCAGCAGATGACCCATTACCAGTCCCAG GCGCAGCATGTGTTCAGTCCGGTAATGCAGGGCAGTGCCAGGATGATGGCTCCTCCCACACACGGCCAACCCACGCTCGtctcttcctcaactacacagtACCCGGAGCAGACACACACCATGTATG TGTCTCAAGGGCCAATGCCTCAGCAGTACCCCCACCCCAACGCCACCTTGCACCCTCACCCACAGCACCCCCAGCCCTCTGCCACACCTACAGGCCAAGGCCAGCAGgttggacaacaacaacatggaggTCCTCCTAACCACCCAGCTGCCAGTCCAGTCCAGCACCAACAGCACCAGCAGGCAGCAGCAG CCGCAGCCCAGGCCCTCCACCTGGCCAACCAGCCCCAACAGCAGCAGATGTATTCTGCCTTGGCCCCCACTCCTCCCTCCATGACCCCGGGGCCCAATCCCCAGTCTCCCCAGGCATCGTTCCCCTCTGCCCAGCAGACTGTCTATATCCACCCGCAGCAGGTGCAGCACGGCTACAACCACAATCACATGGCGCACGTGCAGCAG GCCCATATGCAGTCTGGTATGGTGCAGTCTCACCACCCGGGGCAGACCCACCCCACTATGATGTTGATGGCGACCCAGGGTCCTCCAGGTGGTCCGCAGCCCCCCATGCCCCAGAATGCTCTCAACCCCATACCCGTTTCCTCCACCACACATTTCTCCTACCTGGCACATCCACAAG TGCAAgcccaccaccagcagcagctgtaG
- the atxn2 gene encoding ataxin-2 isoform X2, which yields MSMKAGGNRSKPGGGNTAGAAATASGAGGSGGGRQNLGRGRHSGKGPAAVIFNGVYANMRMVHVLTSVVGTKCELKVKNGAVYEGVFKTYGPECDLVLDAAHRKSPEPSIAPRKEDIVESIIFKASDVVVVTFKDVDLNFARKVSSDTDNFTDAAVSGKINGEHKEKDLEPWDGGETHNSDSLESLDTDVSNGWDPNDMFKYNEEKYGVLSTYDSSLSTYTVPLERDNSEEFLKREARAAQLAEEIEASATYKARVALENDERSEEEKYTAVVRGERETHTLSRENKYIPPGQRNREAMSWGPGRQNSPRLAQGSAGPQTPRPGPHDYSPSSGADQRVVNGGSSHWPSPCPSPSSRPPSRYQSGPSSLPPRATTPTRPPSRPPSRPSRPPSHSSHPSYPSSSSSFSHHGPTSPASTLPKRMSSEGPPRMSPKSQRTPRAHRVPPCRTTGGPSGVDLISHNAPGEVPVTPPTRSSSSGGTWSSVVSGAHRPRSPRQNSMGGASSLPAPQTGTAPVETVAAATSASSPTAASPASNMVAASGDAKECRVHETRQTSPTANKENIKPLDSSPSITRTVCKGPPSMAPDHRKQIDNLKKFSVDFRLQSSSNPDPAFDQMTKPPRDPTDKPKELPLDKASKVGREGTEDGGVGIAAGAPVGASAPSAANASKPGSPAALSLSAPDQKRAGLDVTSQGVQTTATSSFSGPKHEEKEEKKEAVQDQVRKSTLNPNANEFKPRFNTQPKPANTPTPPRPQGQPSPSIVVQQPQTVYGQTVCFPQMYPLTPVSPGVQKSIIWKSPAMYQVQMPHMTVSQSKPYRPVPNMPQQRSDQHHPPGTPTMMHPASAAGPPIVAQSPAYSAQYFTCSPQQFTSQPLVQQMTHYQSQAQHVFSPVMQGSARMMAPPTHGQPTLVSSSTTQYPEQTHTMYVSQGPMPQQYPHPNATLHPHPQHPQPSATPTGQGQQVGQQQHGGPPNHPAASPVQHQQHQQAAAAAAQALHLANQPQQQQMYSALAPTPPSMTPGPNPQSPQASFPSAQQTVYIHPQQVQHGYNHNHMAHVQQAHMQSGMVQSHHPGQTHPTMMLMATQGPPGGPQPPMPQNALNPIPVSSTTHFSYLAHPQVQAHHQQQL from the exons ATGTCAATGAAGGCCGGTGGAAATCGCAGCAAGCCCGGCGGTGGCAACACCGCTGGTGCCGCCGCCACCGCCTCCGGTGCCGGAGGAAGCGGTGGGGGACGACAGAATCTGGGCAG GGGAAGACACAGTGGTAAAGGCCCTGCAGCA gtCATTTTCAATGGTGTATACGCAAATATGAGGATGGTCCATGTCTTGACTTCAGTGGTG GGGACCAAGTGTGAGCTGAAAGTGAAAAATGGAGCGGTCTATGAAGGAGTATTTAAGACATACGGTCCAGAG TGTGACCTGGTGTTGGATGCAGCCCACAGAAAGAGCCCAGAGCCGAGCATAGCTCCCAGGAAAGAGGATATTGTGGAGAGCATCATATTCAAGGCCTCAGATGTTGTAGTGGTGACCTTCAAAGATGTGGACCTGAATTTCGCCAGGAAAG TCTCCTCTGACACAG ACAACTTCACAGATGCAGCAGTGAGCGGTAAGATCAATGGTGAGCACAAAGAGAAGGATCTCGAGCCCTGGGACGGAGGAGAGACCCACAACTCTGACAGCCTCGAGTCTCTGGATACGGACGTG TCAAATGGCTGGGACCCCAATGACATGTTCAAGTACAACGAGGAGAAGTATGGAGTCTTGTCTACATATGACAGCAGCCTGTCCACATATAC GGTGCCCCTGGAGCGAGACAACTCGGAGGAGTTCCTCAAGAGAGAAGCACGTGCTGCCCAGCTGGCAGAGGAGATTGAGGCCAGTGCCACATATAAGGCTCGTGTGGCCCTGGAGAACGATGAACGCTCCGAGGAGGAGAAATATACTGCTGTCGTGCGTGGCGAGAGGGAGACTCATACACTTAGCAG agagAACAAGTACATTCCTCCAGGTCAGAGGAACAGGGAGGCGATGTCCTGGGGTCCGGGACGTCAGAATTCACCTCGTCTGGCTCAGGGCTCGGCTGGACCCCAAACTCCTCGACCAGGACCTCACGACTACAGTCCCAGCTCCGGTGCCGACCAGAGGGTGGTTAACGGAG GTTCATCCCATTGGCCCTCACCCTGTCCGTCTCCTTCCTCCCGCCCCCCTTCTCGTTACCAGTCTGGCCCCTCCTCCCTGCCTCCTCGGGCGACCACGCCCACCCGGCCACCCTCCAGACCCCCCTCTCGACCttccaggcctccctctcattCATCCCACCCCTCCtatccctcctcctcatcctccttttcCCACCATGGGCCCACGTCGCCAGCCTCCACTCTGCCCAAACGCATGTCTTCAGAAG GCCCACCCAGGATGTCTCCAAAGTCCCAGCGGACGCCTCGTGCTCACAGAGTGCCACCCTGCCGGACCACTGGAGGCCCATCAGGAGTAGATTTGATTTCCCACAATGCCCCTGGAGAGGTTCCAGTGACTCCACCAACCAGGAGCAGTTCCTCTGGAGGAACATGGTCCTCTGTGGTTAGTGGAG CGCACAGACCTCGCTCCCCCCGACAAAATAGCATGGGCGGAGCCTCTTCCCTCCCAGCACCCCAGACTGGAACAGCTCCTGTGGAAACGGTTGCTGCAGCAACATCAGCTTCCTCTCCTACTGCTGCTAGCCCCGCCTCCAACATGGTTGCCGCTTCAGGAGATG CTAAAGAGTGTCGTGTCCATGAGACAAGACAGACATCCCCCACTGCAAACAAGGAAAACATCAAGCCCTTGGACAGCTCACCCAGTATTACCAGAACAGTCTGTAAAG GACCCCCCTCTATGGCACCAgatcacagaaaacaaataGATAATTTAAAGAAATTTAGTGTTGATTTTAGG TTGCAGTCTAGTTCAAACCCAGACCCTGCTTTTGACCAGATGACCAAGCCTCCTAGAGATCCAACAGACAAGCCGAAAGAACTTCCCCTGGACAAAGCGTCCAAGGTGGGGCGGGAGGGCACTGAGGACGGTGGTGTAGGGATCGCTGCTGGCGCCCCCGTTGGGGCCTCTGCTCCATCCGCCGCGAACGCCAGTAAGCCCGGCAGCCCTGCTGCACTGTCCCTGTCAGCCCCTGACCAAAAGAGGGCGGGACTCGATGTGACATCACAGGGAGTTCAGACAACAGCGACGTCCTCATTCAGTGGACCCAAGcatgaagagaaggaggagaaaaaggaggcaGTACAAGA tcAAGTGAGGAAATCAACCTTGAACCCAAATGCCAACGAGTTCAAACCCAGGTTCAATACGCAG CCCAAACCAGCGAACACCCCGACGCCTCCCCGGCCTCAGGGCCAGCCCAGCCCCTCCATCGTGGTCCAGCAGCCTCAAACCGTCTACGGCCAGACGGTCTGCTTCCCCCAGATGTATCCCCTCACACCAGTCAGCCCTGGAgtgcag AAAAGCATAATATGGAAG TCTCCAGCTATGTACCAGGTTCAGATGCCTCATATGACAGTCAGCCAGTCTAAACCCTACAGACCAG TTCCCAACATGCCCCAGCAGAGGTCAGACCAGCACCACCCGCCAGGCACGCCCACCATGATGCACCCAGCGTCGGCGGCCGGACCCCCTATTGTAGCACAGAGCCCTGCTTACTCTGCCCAATACTTCACCTGCAGCCCGCAGCAGTTCACCAGTCAGCCACTGGTCCAGCAGATGACCCATTACCAGTCCCAG GCGCAGCATGTGTTCAGTCCGGTAATGCAGGGCAGTGCCAGGATGATGGCTCCTCCCACACACGGCCAACCCACGCTCGtctcttcctcaactacacagtACCCGGAGCAGACACACACCATGTATG TGTCTCAAGGGCCAATGCCTCAGCAGTACCCCCACCCCAACGCCACCTTGCACCCTCACCCACAGCACCCCCAGCCCTCTGCCACACCTACAGGCCAAGGCCAGCAGgttggacaacaacaacatggaggTCCTCCTAACCACCCAGCTGCCAGTCCAGTCCAGCACCAACAGCACCAGCAGGCAGCAGCAG CCGCAGCCCAGGCCCTCCACCTGGCCAACCAGCCCCAACAGCAGCAGATGTATTCTGCCTTGGCCCCCACTCCTCCCTCCATGACCCCGGGGCCCAATCCCCAGTCTCCCCAGGCATCGTTCCCCTCTGCCCAGCAGACTGTCTATATCCACCCGCAGCAGGTGCAGCACGGCTACAACCACAATCACATGGCGCACGTGCAGCAG GCCCATATGCAGTCTGGTATGGTGCAGTCTCACCACCCGGGGCAGACCCACCCCACTATGATGTTGATGGCGACCCAGGGTCCTCCAGGTGGTCCGCAGCCCCCCATGCCCCAGAATGCTCTCAACCCCATACCCGTTTCCTCCACCACACATTTCTCCTACCTGGCACATCCACAAG TGCAAgcccaccaccagcagcagctgtaG